The following proteins are encoded in a genomic region of Dioscorea cayenensis subsp. rotundata cultivar TDr96_F1 chromosome 8, TDr96_F1_v2_PseudoChromosome.rev07_lg8_w22 25.fasta, whole genome shotgun sequence:
- the LOC120267307 gene encoding uncharacterized protein LOC120267307, producing the protein MARGKERTRLRGGRSGGRTSHAHSNIEGSSNTDSVPFSDANIPSVEETVNGIGSQQPNQNVVAVSDTQANYGSIQDVSTIVGRLRITVVNGLLEPSSQCARIITKKFKEKVDFEGYTWKTVSQPIRDFYFEEFRKHFIWDSSFEAQVKEAWVLKASQRYSDFLRDIRDATTKLEYLRGSISNAEHGKKLESKLGRKATPHEFFLHTHTKKHDGETFVDIKSKTINDKMLTLKQHAISTESASTNSGPTPVDELALYIEAVGGEKKRRIYGLGSQASSYYGCSNSNVNNSTATSTIKNNEDLQNELASVRNQLQIQEERHQQEHQETQQELQQTRQEVAEMRMMLQLLISQNQAPSQINQSGHDEDGDPTPPN; encoded by the exons aTGGCTAGAGGTAAAGAAAGGACTAGATTAAGAGGTGGAAGGAGTGGAGGCCGCACTTCTCATGCTCATTCAAACATTGAAGGATCAAGCAATACTGATAGTGTACCATTTTCAGATGCCAATATTCCAAGTGTTGAGGAAACAGTGAATGGTATTGGATCTCAACAACCCAATCAAAATGTTGTAGCTGTTAGTGATACTCAAGCAAATTATGGTAGCATACAAGATGTTTCAACCATTGTTGGGAGATTACGTATCACAGTTGTGAATGGATT GTTAGAGCCATCTAGCCAATGTGCAAGGATAATCACAAAAAAGTTTAAGGAAAAAGTTGACTTTGAAGGATACACATGGAAAACAGTGTCACAACCTATAAGAgacttttattttgaagaatttcGG AAGCACTTTATTTGGGATTCCTCATTcgaggcacaagtaaaggaagcTTGGGTTTTGAAAGCTTCACAGCGATATAGTGATTTTTTGAGAGATATAAGGGATGCAACAACAAAACTGGAGTATCTAA GAGGGTCAATATCTAATGCTGAGCATGGGAAGAAGCTT GAATCTAAATTGGGTCGAAAAGCCACTCCACATGAGTTTTTTTTGCATACTCATACTAAAAAACATGATGGAGAAACTTTTGTAGATATCAAGTCAAAGACAATCAAT GATAAGATGTTGACTTTGaaacaacatgcaatttctACGGAATCTGCATCAACAAACTCAGGACCTACTCCAGTAGACGAATTAGCCCTTTATATTGAAGCTGTTggtggagagaagaaaagaagaatctATGGTCTTGGTTCTCAAGCATCTTCCTATTATGGATGCTCTAATTCAAATGTCAATAACTCAACTGCAACAtctactataaaaaataatgaagatttaCAAAACGAGTTAGCATCTGTCCGTAATCAATTACAAATCCAAGAGGAGCGGCATCAACAAGAGCATCAAGAAACTCAACAAGAGCTTCAACAAACTCGACAAGAGGTGGCTGAAATGAGAATGATGCTACAATTACTTATATCTCAAAATCAAGCACcttctcaaataaatcaatcaggtcatgatgaagatggtgatcCCACTCCACCAAATTAG
- the LOC120267306 gene encoding uncharacterized protein LOC120267306, whose protein sequence is MVYANCSETQCNSLRSQDVEGSSSYRDMIIDAIGPNFDPYYDASEEEMPNLTTQKLYDMLDTAEEPLWPGCEAHTQLSAVARLLTIKSEFQMSERCYDAILQFIKEALPTNNKFVDNFYNTKKFVAGLGLPCEKIHCCINGCMLYWCEDSGRRSCKVCDHPQYKSGKRGIRNHKDYSPNQKMYYIPLIPRLQRLYASKVMVKDMRWHKEHDKKDGVICHPSEAEAWKQFDLIHPLFASETRNVRLGLSTDGFQPFGQSGKQYSCWPVIITPYNLPSWMCMKDPFMFLTIIVPGPKNPKQKLDVYLQPLIAKLKHLWNAGVQTYDVFKKQSFQMRASLMWTTSDIPAFTMLSGWSTESKKTCPYCMGKSKSFSLVNGGKNSWFDYHRKFLPTHHPLRRNINDFLKNKIEESPPPSIFSWHQILKQIEDLKLKKITEVGAEQWNAPICKSSGWHKRSIFWDLPYWSTNLIRHNLDVMHIGKNVFENVFDTVMDVEGKTKDNAKAREDVKIYCKHKELEKNEATGKYPKACNSLSKEEKKVVCEWVSQLRFPDGYVSNMARCVDMCKYKMYGMKSHD, encoded by the coding sequence ATGGTATATGCAAATTGTAGTGAAACTCAGTGTAATTCTTTGAGATCGCAAGATGTGGAAGGATCAAGCTCATACAGGGACATGATTATTGATGCAATTGGTCCTAACTTTGATCCATATTATGATGCAAGTGAAGAGGAAATGCCAAACCTTACAACTCAAAAATTGTATGACATGCTTGATACAGCAGAAGAACCTTTATGGCCTGGATGTGAAGCGCACACTCAATTATCTGCCGTTGCAagattattaacaataaaatctgagTTTCAAATGTCAGAGAGGTGTTATGATGCTATATTGCAATTTATAAAAGAGGCATTACCAACTAATAATAAGTTCGTTGATAACTTCTATAACACAAAGAAGTTTGTTGCTGGCTTGGGTCTTCCATGCGAGAAAATCCATTGTTGCATAAATGGATGTATGTTATATTGGTGTGAGGATAGTGGCAGAAGAAGTTGCAAGGTTTGTGATCATCCTCAATATAAAAGCGGGAAGAGAGGCATAAGGAATCATAAAGATTATTCACCGAATCAAAAGATGTATTATATTCCTCTGATACCTAGGTTACAAAGATTGTATGCTTCAAAGGTGATGGTGAAGGATATGAGGTGGCAcaaagagcatgataaaaaagatGGCGTGATTTGCCATCCTTCTGAGGCTGAAGCATGGAAGCAATTTGATCTCATACATCCTCTTTTCGCATCAGAGACTCGAAATGTAAGACTTGGGTTGTCCACAGATGGGTTTCAACCATTTGGACAATCAGGCAAGCAATATTCTTGTTGGCCTGTTATTATCACACCATACAATTTGCCGTCGTGGATGTGTATGAAGGACCCTTTTatgtttttaactattattgTACCTGGCCCCAAAAACCCAAAGCAAAAGTTAGATGTGTACTTGCAACCATTAATAGCAAAGTTAAAACATTTGTGGAATGCTGGAGTACAGACATATGATGTGTTCAAGAAACAAAGTTTTCAGATGAGAGCTTCACTCATGTGGACAACTAGTGACATCCCAGCTTTTACAATGCTATCAGGATGGAGTACAGAAAGCAAAAAAACTTGCCCATATTGTATGGGTAAATCAAAGTCGTTTAGCCTTGTTAATGGTGGTAAAAATTCGTGGTTTGATTATCATCGGAAATTCCTACCTACACATCATCCTTTAAGAAGAAACATAAACGATTTCCTAAAGAACAAGATTGAAGAGTCACCACCTCCATCTATTTTTTCTTGGcatcaaattttgaaacaaatcgAAGACttaaagttgaagaaaataaCAGAAGTTGGTGCTGAACAGTGGAATGCTCCTATTTGTAAGTCAAGTGGATGGCACAAGCGTAGCATATTTTGGGATTTGCCTTATTGGAGTACTAATCTCATCCGCCATAATCTTGATGTCATGCATATTGgaaaaaatgtttttgaaaatgtgtttgACACGGTGATGGATGTGGAAGGCAAAACCAAAGATAATGCAAAAGCAAGAGAGGATGTGAAAATATATTGCAAGCATAAAGAATTGGAGAAAAATGAAGCGACTGGGAAATATCCAAAAGCTTGTAATAGCTTAagtaaggaagaaaaaaaagttgtttgtgaaTGGGTAAGTCAACTTCGGTTTCCGGATGGGTATGTTTCAAATATGGCAAGGTGTGTTGATATGTGCAAGTATAAAATGTATGGAATGAAAAGCCATGATTGA